In a genomic window of Erigeron canadensis isolate Cc75 chromosome 5, C_canadensis_v1, whole genome shotgun sequence:
- the LOC122601548 gene encoding glutamate receptor 2.7-like: MKHKYSSLHQLHHHVMLLLFIIINFISTVNGTKKIGIGVILDMESSFGKTNIICINMALHDFYQTHNYTTEIVPHFRDAKHDTVEAASAAIKLLKDVKVMAIIGPHESSQAEFVVNIGNKAKVPILSLATSPSLSPKDDPYFVRVSHSSSTLAQPIAALVKSFSWRDVVFVYQDDFGSELIQYLSVALQKVGANIVSWISLSRFASHDHISDELNKLKSMPTRVFVVHLLPNMASIFFKKAKEAGMMQNGYAWIVTNLLHTLDPSDMDSMQGVVGVKPYIPRSIELNNFEKRFQRNNQDMKGIKVDVSGLLAYDTTCALAMALERLGSASTFQPQTKQSLVTDIDAIGTSKLGSTLIYEIRKTRLKGLSGDFILSDGQLGPPDYQIVNLIGEEEKSVGLWRRINGIISPSQGGGIIWPGGSNDIPRGWEIPAMKEKKLRVGVPAKSGYDEFIKIGKIDPKTDETKPTGFCVEVFEAVLEELPLAPSYEYIPFGNINGVTSTSYNDLVYQIFLKEFDLVIGDVSIRANRSKFVDFTLPYTESGIIMIVPIKDDDRKNAWIFLKPLETKLWLTACAFFIYTGVVVWVIEHQINKEFRGLPYKQVGIMFWYSFSTLVFAHKEKIISNLSRFVVVVWIFVVLVIQSSYIASLISQLTVQRLQPDYRDIYDLMRRGDSLGYKDGSYVEQVLKDIGFEAGKLKGYRSLQEYDDALSKGSKLGGVSAVFDELPYMQLFLATYCNKYIMVGPTYETGGFGFAFPKGSPLVPLVSKAISQVLENNILTNISNKWLGQEANCRDKIGVVETSDQLSLESFIGLFLIAGVSSTSALIIYFCRFLFENRGILLSEAPISHKFFVIAKTFDQKLLPDNVDETSPVHDIVETRIQM, from the exons ATGAAGCACAAATACTCCTCTCTTCATCAACTTCACCATCATGTCATGCTCCttcttttcatcatcatcaactttaTATCCACAGTAAATGGGACCAAAAAGATAGGAATTGGTGTGATTCTTGATATGGAATCAAGCTTCGGAAAGACAAACATTATTTGCATCAATATGGCGCTCCACGATTTCTATCAAACTCACAACTACactacagaaatcgtccctcaTTTTCGTGATGCAAAGCATGATACAGTTGAAGCTGCTTCTGCAG CTATAAAACTTCTAAAAGATGTTAAAGTAATGGCAATTATAGGACCCCATGAATCCTCACAAGCAGAATTTGTAGTCAATATTGGCAACAAAGCTAAGGTTCCGATACTGTCTTTAGCTACAAGCCCTTCTCTATCCCCAAAGGATGATCCCTACTTTGTCCGAGTATCACACAGTTCGTCCACTCTAGCTCAACCCATAGCAGCACTCGTCAAGTCTTTCAGTTGGCGAGATGTGGTGTTTGTTTACCAAGATGATTTTGGAAGTGAATTGATTCAATATTTGTCTGTTGCCTTACAAAAGGTTGGGGCCAACATCGTAAGTTGGATTTCCTTATCTCGTTTTGCTTCACATGATCATATCTCCGACGAgcttaacaaattaaaaagtatgCCAACACGGGTTTTTGTAGTCCATTTGTTACCAAACATGGCTTCTATTTTTTTCAAGAAAGCAAAAGAAGCAGGAATGATGCAAAATGGGTATGCCTGGATCGTCACCAATCTTTTGCATACATTGGATCCTAGTGATATGGATTCAATGCAAGGAGTAGTTGGTGTGAAGCCCTATATTCCGAGGTCTATTGAGCTAAACAACTTTGAAAAGAGATTTCAGAGAAATAATCAAGATATGAAAGGAATTAAAGTTGATGTATCTGGTTTATTGGCATATGATACCACTTGTGCACTAGCAATGGCATTAGAGAGACTAGGCAGTGCCTCTACATTCCAACCACAAACGAAACAGTCTCTCGTAACAGATATAGATGCTATAGGAACCTCTAAACTAGGATCAACTCTGATATATGAGATTAGAAAGACTAGACTAAAAGGGTTGAGTGGCGACTTCATTTTAAGTGATGGACAGTTAGGACCACCGGATTACCAAATAGTTAACTTAATAGGAGAGGAAGAGAAATCTGTTGGCTTATGGAGACGGATTAATGGCATAATATCTCCGTCTCAGGGTGGTGGTATCATATGGCCTGGTGGAAGTAATGATATTCCTCGAGGTTGGGAGATCCCAGCtatgaaagaaaagaagttaAGAGTAGGAGTTCCAGCCAAAAGTGGGTACGATGAGTTTATTAAAATTGGCAAAATAGACCCGAAAACTGATGAGACCAAACCAACGGGCTTCTGTGTGGAAGTTTTTGAGGCAGTACTGGAAGAACTACCACTAGCACCATCCTACGAATATATTCCTTTTGGTAACATCAATGGAGTGACTTCAACAAGCTATAATGATCTTGTTTACCAGATTTTCCTCAAG GAGTTCGATTTGGTGATTGGAGATGTGTCTATACGGGCAAACAGGTCTAAGTTTGTCGACTTCACATTGCCATATACAGAGTCTGGAATCATAATGATTGTTccaatcaaagatgatgacaGGAAAAATGCATGGATATTTCTGAAACCTTTGGAAACAAAACTTTGGTTAACAGCATGTGCTTTCTTTATCTATACTGGAGTTGTCGTTTGGGTAATCGAACATCAGATAAATAAAGAATTCCGTGGCCTCCCATATAAGCAAGTTGGAATCATGTTTTGGTATTCTTTCTCAACACTTGTTTTTGCCCACA AAGAGAAAATCATAAGCAACTTATCAAGATTCGTGGTGGTTGTGTGGATTTTTGTGGTGCTAGTAATACAATCAAGCTACATAGCAAGCTTAATATCCCAATTGACAGTACAGAGACTTCAACCAGATTACAGAGATATTTACGATCTCATGAGACGAGGAGACAGTTTAGGGTACAAGGATGGTTCTTATGTTGAACAGGTGTTGAAGGATATAGGTTTTGAGGCAGGAAAGTTAAAGGGCTATCGAAGCTTGCAAGAGTATGATGATGCGCTTTCAAAAGGGAGTAAACTTGGAGGAGTTTCTGCCGTTTTTGATGAGCTTCCTTATATGCAGCTGTTCCTGGCCACATACTGCAACAAGTACATCATGGTCGGTCCGACATATGAAACTGGAGGCTTTGGCTTT GCATTTCCAAAAGGATCTCCTTTGGTACcacttgtttcaaaagctattTCACAAGTCCTGGAGAACAACATACTAACAAATATTTCCAATAAATGGTTGGGTCAAGAAGCAAACTGCAGAGACAAAATTGGGGTTGTCGAGACCTCTGACCAGCTCTCGTTGGAAAGCTTTATAGGCCTTTTTCTGATTGCTGGCGTATCATCAACTTCTGCTTTGATCATTTATTTTTGCAGATTCTTGTTCGAGAATAGAGGCATTTTACTATCTGAGGCTCCAATTAGTCACAAGTTCTTTGTGATTGCGAAAACCTTTGATCAGAAATTATTGCCTGATAATGTGGATGAGACTAGTCCAGTTCATGACATTGTAGAAACCAGAATACAAATGTAG
- the LOC122599177 gene encoding gamma-glutamyl hydrolase 2-like isoform X2 produces MTDVNPKGNLGPIIGIVSHPSDGASGRLNDDSHVSYIAASYVKFVESAGARVIPLIYNEPPEILQTKLNLINGVLFTGGWAKKGLYTEVVEAIFKHVLKRNDAGDHFPLFAICLGFELLTMIISKDDKILERFSGSHHASTLQLMKNISIEGTMFQRFSADLLGKLSTDRLVMHHHKYGISPERFQGNINLRNFFKILTTSTDKDNKVYVSTVQSHRYPVTAVQWHPEKNAFEWGLSMIPHSDDAVQVAQHFANFFVSRGYDEVYIFTENFARI; encoded by the exons ATGACGGATGTTAATCCAAAGGGGAACCTTGGTCCGATAATTGGGATTGTAAGCCATCCAAGTGATGGTGCTTCTGGCAGACTCAATGATGACTCCCATGTTTCATATATTGCTGCTTCTTATGTTAAGTTTGTTGAATCTGCTGGTGCCAGAGTCATTCCACTTATTTACAATGAACCCCCTGAGATTCTTCAAACT AAACTTAATCTGATTAATGGAGTGCTTTTCACTGGTGGATGGGCTAAAAAAGGGCTTTACACTGAAGTTGTTGAGGCAATTTTTAAG CATGTCCTGAAGAGGAATGATGCTGGAGATCACTTTCCCTTATTCGCGATTTGCTTAGGTTTTGAACTATTGACTATGATTATCAGCAAA GATGATAAAATTCTTGAAAGATTTAGTGGATCACATCATGCATCTACACTTCAACTTATGAAAAACATTTCTATCGAAGGAACGATGTTTCAAAG ATTTTCTGCGGATTTGCTTGGAAAGTTGAGTACAGATCGCCTTGTGATGCACCACCATAAA TATGGTATATCGCCAGAAAGATTTCAAGGAAACATAAACTTGCGGAATTTCTTTAAGATTTTGACAACTAGCACCGACAAAGATAATAAG GTTTATGTGTCAACTGTTCAATCACACCGATATCCAGTAACTGCTGTCCAGTGGCACCCAGAG AAAAATGCTTTTGAGTGGGGGTTATCAATGATCCCACATTCAGATGACGCAGTTCAAGTGGCTCAACATTTTGCCAACTTTTTTGTGAG TAGGGGATACGACGAGGTTTACATCTTTACCGAAAACTTTGCTAGAATATAA
- the LOC122599177 gene encoding gamma-glutamyl hydrolase 2-like isoform X3: protein MTDVNPKGNLGPIIGIVSHPSDGASGRLNDDSHVSYIAASYVKFVESAGARVIPLIYNEPPEILQTKLNLINGVLFTGGWAKKGLYTEVVEAIFKHVLKRNDAGDHFPLFAICLGFELLTMIISKDDKILERFSGSHHASTLQLMKNISIEGTMFQRFSADLLGKLSTDRLVMHHHKYGISPERFQGNINLRNFFKILTTSTDKDNKVYVSTVQSHRYPVTAVQWHPEKNAFEWGLSMIPHSDDAVQVAQHFANFFVRFLF, encoded by the exons ATGACGGATGTTAATCCAAAGGGGAACCTTGGTCCGATAATTGGGATTGTAAGCCATCCAAGTGATGGTGCTTCTGGCAGACTCAATGATGACTCCCATGTTTCATATATTGCTGCTTCTTATGTTAAGTTTGTTGAATCTGCTGGTGCCAGAGTCATTCCACTTATTTACAATGAACCCCCTGAGATTCTTCAAACT AAACTTAATCTGATTAATGGAGTGCTTTTCACTGGTGGATGGGCTAAAAAAGGGCTTTACACTGAAGTTGTTGAGGCAATTTTTAAG CATGTCCTGAAGAGGAATGATGCTGGAGATCACTTTCCCTTATTCGCGATTTGCTTAGGTTTTGAACTATTGACTATGATTATCAGCAAA GATGATAAAATTCTTGAAAGATTTAGTGGATCACATCATGCATCTACACTTCAACTTATGAAAAACATTTCTATCGAAGGAACGATGTTTCAAAG ATTTTCTGCGGATTTGCTTGGAAAGTTGAGTACAGATCGCCTTGTGATGCACCACCATAAA TATGGTATATCGCCAGAAAGATTTCAAGGAAACATAAACTTGCGGAATTTCTTTAAGATTTTGACAACTAGCACCGACAAAGATAATAAG GTTTATGTGTCAACTGTTCAATCACACCGATATCCAGTAACTGCTGTCCAGTGGCACCCAGAG AAAAATGCTTTTGAGTGGGGGTTATCAATGATCCCACATTCAGATGACGCAGTTCAAGTGGCTCAACATTTTGCCAACTTTTTTGTGAG GTTTCTTTTTTGA
- the LOC122599177 gene encoding gamma-glutamyl hydrolase 2-like isoform X1 produces MTDVNPKGNLGPIIGIVSHPSDGASGRLNDDSHVSYIAASYVKFVESAGARVIPLIYNEPPEILQTKLNLINGVLFTGGWAKKGLYTEVVEAIFKHVLKRNDAGDHFPLFAICLGFELLTMIISKDDKILERFSGSHHASTLQLMKNISIEGTMFQRFSADLLGKLSTDRLVMHHHKYGISPERFQGNINLRNFFKILTTSTDKDNKVYVSTVQSHRYPVTAVQWHPEKNAFEWGLSMIPHSDDAVQVAQHFANFFVSEARKSLNRPPLRRVLDNLIYNYNPTYCGKVGRGYDEVYIFTENFARI; encoded by the exons ATGACGGATGTTAATCCAAAGGGGAACCTTGGTCCGATAATTGGGATTGTAAGCCATCCAAGTGATGGTGCTTCTGGCAGACTCAATGATGACTCCCATGTTTCATATATTGCTGCTTCTTATGTTAAGTTTGTTGAATCTGCTGGTGCCAGAGTCATTCCACTTATTTACAATGAACCCCCTGAGATTCTTCAAACT AAACTTAATCTGATTAATGGAGTGCTTTTCACTGGTGGATGGGCTAAAAAAGGGCTTTACACTGAAGTTGTTGAGGCAATTTTTAAG CATGTCCTGAAGAGGAATGATGCTGGAGATCACTTTCCCTTATTCGCGATTTGCTTAGGTTTTGAACTATTGACTATGATTATCAGCAAA GATGATAAAATTCTTGAAAGATTTAGTGGATCACATCATGCATCTACACTTCAACTTATGAAAAACATTTCTATCGAAGGAACGATGTTTCAAAG ATTTTCTGCGGATTTGCTTGGAAAGTTGAGTACAGATCGCCTTGTGATGCACCACCATAAA TATGGTATATCGCCAGAAAGATTTCAAGGAAACATAAACTTGCGGAATTTCTTTAAGATTTTGACAACTAGCACCGACAAAGATAATAAG GTTTATGTGTCAACTGTTCAATCACACCGATATCCAGTAACTGCTGTCCAGTGGCACCCAGAG AAAAATGCTTTTGAGTGGGGGTTATCAATGATCCCACATTCAGATGACGCAGTTCAAGTGGCTCAACATTTTGCCAACTTTTTTGTGAG CGAGGCAAGAAAATCTTTAAATAGACCGCCACTTCGGAGGGTGTTGGATAATCTTATATACAATTATAATCCCACTTATTGTGGGAAAGTTGG TAGGGGATACGACGAGGTTTACATCTTTACCGAAAACTTTGCTAGAATATAA
- the LOC122599178 gene encoding putative germin-like protein 2-1 isoform X2: MLKSSLALASDPSPLQDFCVADPDSKVLVNGVVCKDPQRVKADDFLFRGLQRMGNTSNDVGSNVTAVTVAELPGLNTLGISLARIDFAPWGINPPHTHPRATEILTVIEGSLLVGFVTSNPENRLFTKVLQKGDVFVFPQGLIHFQKNVGNGYSLAIAGLSSQNPGVITIANAVFGSNPDITGDILAKAFQVDEKIVYQIQSKF, translated from the exons ATGTTGAAAAG TTCTCTTGCATTGGCTTCCGACCCCAGTCCTCTTCAAGACTTCTGTGTGGCGGATCCAGATAGCAAAG TACTCGTGAATGGGGTGGTTTGTAAAGATCCACAACGCGTGAAAGCAGATGATTTTCTATTTAGAGGGCTACAACGTATGGGTAACACCTCCAACGACGTTGGATCTAATGTGACCGCAGTAACTGTAGCAGAGTTACCGGGCCTCAACACTTTGGGCATTTCCTTGGCCCGTATTGACTTTGCTCCATGGGGAATTAACCCTCCACATACGCACCCTCGTGCCACTGAAATCTTGACTGTCATTGAAGGAAGCCTTCTAGTCGGTTTTGTCACATCCAACCCAGAAAACCGTCTCTTCACAAAAGTACTTCAAAAGGGTGATGTGTTCGTGTTCCCACAAGGTCTAATTCACTTCCAGAAAAACGTCGGAAATGGGTATTCTCTTGCGATTGCGGGTCTAAGTAGTCAAAACCCAGGAGTCATTACCATCGCAAATGCTGTGTTTGGATCAAACCCGGACATCACTGGAGATATTCTTGCAAAGGCCTTCCAAGTTGACGAGAAGATAGTTTATCAAATTcaatctaaattttaa
- the LOC122599178 gene encoding putative germin-like protein 2-1 isoform X1 — MASYLLLFGLLLATSSLALASDPSPLQDFCVADPDSKVLVNGVVCKDPQRVKADDFLFRGLQRMGNTSNDVGSNVTAVTVAELPGLNTLGISLARIDFAPWGINPPHTHPRATEILTVIEGSLLVGFVTSNPENRLFTKVLQKGDVFVFPQGLIHFQKNVGNGYSLAIAGLSSQNPGVITIANAVFGSNPDITGDILAKAFQVDEKIVYQIQSKF; from the exons ATGGCGTCTTATTTGCTTTTATTCGGTCTCTTGTTGGCAACTAGTTCTCTTGCATTGGCTTCCGACCCCAGTCCTCTTCAAGACTTCTGTGTGGCGGATCCAGATAGCAAAG TACTCGTGAATGGGGTGGTTTGTAAAGATCCACAACGCGTGAAAGCAGATGATTTTCTATTTAGAGGGCTACAACGTATGGGTAACACCTCCAACGACGTTGGATCTAATGTGACCGCAGTAACTGTAGCAGAGTTACCGGGCCTCAACACTTTGGGCATTTCCTTGGCCCGTATTGACTTTGCTCCATGGGGAATTAACCCTCCACATACGCACCCTCGTGCCACTGAAATCTTGACTGTCATTGAAGGAAGCCTTCTAGTCGGTTTTGTCACATCCAACCCAGAAAACCGTCTCTTCACAAAAGTACTTCAAAAGGGTGATGTGTTCGTGTTCCCACAAGGTCTAATTCACTTCCAGAAAAACGTCGGAAATGGGTATTCTCTTGCGATTGCGGGTCTAAGTAGTCAAAACCCAGGAGTCATTACCATCGCAAATGCTGTGTTTGGATCAAACCCGGACATCACTGGAGATATTCTTGCAAAGGCCTTCCAAGTTGACGAGAAGATAGTTTATCAAATTcaatctaaattttaa
- the LOC122599179 gene encoding putative germin-like protein 2-1, whose amino-acid sequence MSSPIMLLVGLFLATCSLALASDPSPLQDFCVADPNSKVFVNGVVCKDPKRVKADDFLFRGLNRMGNTSNPVGSNVTAVNVAQLPGLNTLGISMVRIDFAPMGLNAPHTHPRATEILTVLEGRLLVGFVTSNPDNRLFTKLLQKGDVFVFPEGLIHFQKNVGNGFALAIAALSSQNPGVITIANAVFGSNPDIPADILAKAFQVDEKIVTQIQSKF is encoded by the exons ATGTCTAGCCCAATAATGCTTTTAGTTGGTCTTTTTTTGGCAACTTGTTCTCTTGCATTGGCTTCGGACCCTAGTCCTCTCCAGGACTTTTGTGTGGCTGATCCAAATAGCAAAG TATTCGTGAACGGAGTGGTTTGCAAGGATCCAAAGCGCGTGAAAGCTGACGATTTTCTCTTTAGAGGGCTCAACCGTATGGGAAATACATCCAACCCTGTTGGATCTAATGTGACTGCAGTAAACGTAGCACAATTACCCGGGCTTAACACCTTGGGCATTTCCATGGTCCGTATTGACTTTGCTCCAATGGGACTCAATGCACCACACACGCATCCTCGTGCCACTGAAATCTTGACTGTCCTTGAAGGCAGACTCCTAGTCGGTTTTGTGACATCTAACCCGGATAACCGTCTCTTCACCAAACTACTTCAGAAGGGTGATGTGTTTGTGTTTCCGGAAGGTCTAATTCACTTCCAGAAAAATGTCGGAAATGGGTTTGCTCTTGCTATTGCGGCGCTAAGTAGTCAGAACCCAGGTGTCATTACCATCGCAAATGCTGTGTTTGGATCAAACCCTGATATCCCTGCAGATATTCTTGCCAAGGCATTTCAAGTCGACGAAAAGATAGTTACTCAAATCCAATCTAAAttctaa
- the LOC122601549 gene encoding cyclin-A1-3-like: MAMDGVITEQRQRWLDTMYMIIEIYPNLRESEKKKRPAVDYMETVQEEIDPSMRAILIDWLVYICQGYRLEREILYLTVNYIDRYLSIKPIDRKRFQLLGVACLIIASKYEHCYLLPTDKFYYADDEILQMEATVLDVLKFEMTAVTVGCFVRQMVFGLSADSRPVALEYMASYISELSLLRYDMLCFAPSLLAASAIFLARFVLNPSRKPWNLPLRTFTWYQPSELQECVNALHALVCESQNSDDDFPAAIRKKYSRSKYLFVASIACPAPIPLEYFDNVSSSLSSSSK, translated from the coding sequence atggcCATGGATGGCGTAATAACTGAACAACGACAGCGGTGGCTTGACACTATGTATATGATTATTGAGATTTATCCGAATCTTAGAGAGTCTGAGAAGAAGAAAAGGCCGGCAGTTGATTACATGGAGACGGTCCAGGAAGAGATTGATCCGAGCATGCGTGCAATCCTAATAGACTGGCTTGTTTATATTTGTCAAGGTTATAGGCTGGAGCGTGAAATATTGTATTTGACTGTCAACTACATTGACCGATACCTTTCGATTAAGCCCATTGATCGTAAAAGATTTCAGTTACTTGGTGTTGCTTGTTTGATCATTGCTTCAAAGTATGAGCACTGCTATCTACTGCCCACCGATAAGTTCTACTACGCCGATGATGAGATACTGCAGATGGAAGCCACTGTTTTAGATGTTTTGAAGTTTGAGATGACTGCGGTTACCGTAGGATGTTTCGTAAGGCAAATGGTGTTTGGACTGAGTGCTGATTCCCGTCCAGTGGCATTAGAGTATATGGCAAGCTACATATCCGAATTGTCTCTTCTCAGGTACGATATGCTATGTTTTGCTCCTTCACTTCTCGCTGCATCAGCTATTTTCTTAGCAAGATTTGTACTTAATCCGTCAAGGAAACCATGGAATTTGCCATTGCGGACGTTCACTTGGTACCAGCCATCAGAGTTACAAGAATGTGTCAACGCCCTGCACGCTCTTGTTTGTGAATCCCAAAATTCTGATGATGATTTCCCTGCAGCAATCAGAAAAAAGTACAGTCGAAGTAAGTACCTATTTGTAGCCAGTATTGCCTGTCCTGCGCCGATACCATTGGAGTACTTCGACAACGTCAGCAGCTCTCTATCTTCATCCAGCAAGTAG
- the LOC122600710 gene encoding putative germin-like protein 2-1, whose product MTSPFLLFGLFLATCSVALASDPSPLQDFCVADPDSNVFVNGVVCKDPKRVKADDFLFRGLNRMGNTTNNVGSNVTAVNVEQLPGLNTLGISMVRIDFAPWGINAPHTHPRATEILTVLEGRLLVGFVTSNPENRLFTKLLQKGDVFVFPEGLIHFQKNVGNGYALAIAALSSQNPGVITIANAVFGSNPDIPADILAKAFQVDEKIVTQIQSKF is encoded by the exons ATGACGTCTCCTTTTCTTTTATTCGGTCTCTTTTTGGCTACTTGTTCTGTTGCATTGGCTTCAGACCCGAGTCCTCTTCAGGACTTCTGTGTAGCTGATCCAGACAGCAACG TATTCGTGAATGGAGTGGTTTGCAAGGATCCAAAGCGCGTGAAAGCTGACGATTTTCTCTTTAGAGGGCTCAACCGTATGGGAAATACAACCAACAACGTCGGATCTAATGTGACTGCAGTAAACGTAGAACAATTACCAGGGCTCAACACCTTGGGTATTTCCATGGTTCGTATTGACTTTGCTCCATGGGGAATCAATGCACCACACACGCACCCTCGTGCCACTGAGATCTTGACTGTCCTTGAAGGCAGACTCCTAGTCGGTTTTGTGACATCTAACCCAGAAAACCGTCTCTTCACAAAACTACTTCAGAAGGGTGATGTGTTTGTGTTTCCGGAAGGTCTAATTCACTTCCAGAAAAATGTCGGAAATGGGTATGCGCTTGCTATAGCGGCGCTAAGTAGTCAGAACCCAGGAGTCATTACGATCGCAAATGCAGTGTTTGGATCAAACCCTGATATCCCTGCAGATATTCTTGCCAAGGCATTTCAAGTCGACGAAAAGATAGTTACTCAAATCCaatctaaattctaa
- the LOC122600615 gene encoding putative germin-like protein 2-1, whose protein sequence is MTSPVLLFGLFLAACSLALASDPSPLQDFCVADPDSKVFVNGVVCKDPKRVKADDFLFRGLNRMGNTTNDVGSNVTAVNVEQLPGLNTLGISMVRIDFAPWGINAPHTHPRATEILTVLEGRLLVGFVTSNPENRLFTKLLQKGDVFVFPEGLIHFQKNVGNGFALAIAALSSQNPGVITIANAVFGSNPDIPADILAKAFQVDEKIVTQIQSKF, encoded by the exons ATGACGTCTCCTGTTCTTTTATTCGGTCTCTTTTTGGCAGCTTGTTCTCTTGCATTGGCTTCAGACCCGAGTCCTCTCCAGGACTTCTGTGTAGCTGATCCAGACAGCAAAG TATTCGTGAATGGAGTGGTTTGCAAAGATCCAAAGCGCGTGAAAGCTGACGATTTTCTCTTTAGAGGGCTCAACCGTATGGGAAATACAACCAACGATGTCGGATCTAATGTGACTGCAGTAAACGTAGAACAATTACCAGGGCTCAACACCTTGGGTATTTCCATGGTTCGTATTGACTTTGCTCCATGGGGAATCAATGCACCACACACGCACCCTCGTGCCACTGAAATCTTGACTGTCCTTGAAGGCAGACTTCTAGTCGGGTTTGTGACATCTAACCCAGAAAACCGTCTTTTTACAAAACTACTTCAGAAGGGTGATGTGTTTGTGTTTCCGGAAGGTCTAATTCACTTCCAGAAAAATGTCGGAAATGGTTTTGCTCTTGCTATTGCGGCTCTAAGTAGTCAGAACCCAGGTGTCATTACCATTGCAAATGCAGTGTTTGGATCAAACCCTGATATCCCTGCAGATATTCTTGCCAAGGCATTTCAAGTCGACGAAAAGATAGTTACTCAAATCCaatctaaattttaa